One region of Brassica napus cultivar Da-Ae chromosome A10, Da-Ae, whole genome shotgun sequence genomic DNA includes:
- the LOC106370104 gene encoding auxin-responsive protein IAA12-like — protein sequence MRGGGSEFETGKSNLLPAESELELGLGLSIGGGAWRERGRILTAKDFPSVGSKRAADQSSSHQGQGASPPRSSQIVGWPPIGSHRMNKVNNQAPMKAAKEEEEEEEGKKKNDETKDVSVQGLGYVKVNMDGVGIGRKVDIRAHSSYENLAQTLEEMFFGMSGSTTSREKVKPLRLLDGSSEFVLTYEDKDGDWMLVGDVPWRMFVTSVKRLRIMGTSEANGLAPRHQEQKERQRQ from the exons ATGCGTGGTGGTGGGTCAGAGTTTGAGACGGGGAAGAGTAACCTTCTTCCGGCTGAGAGTGAGCTGGAGCTGGGATTAGGGCTCAGCATCGGCGGTGGCGCGTGGAGAGAGCGTGGGAGGATTCTAACGGCTAAGGACTTTCCTTCTGTTGGGTCTAAACGAGCTGCTGATCAGTCTTCCTCTCACCAAGGACAAGGAGCTTCTCCTCCTCGCTCAAG TCAGATAGTGGGATGGCCACCGATTGGGTCACACAGGATGAACAAGGTGAACAACCAAGCTCCTATGAAGGcggccaaagaagaagaagaagaagaagaggggaagaagaagaatgatgaGACTAAAGATGTCTCAgttcagggtttagggtatgtGAAAGTGAATATGGATGGAGTTGGTATAGGCAGAAAAGTGGATATAAGAGCTCATTCTTCTTATGAAAACTTGGCTCAGACGCTGGAGGAGATGTTCTTCGGAATGTCAG GTTCTACTACTTCTCGGGAAAAGGTGAAACCTTTGAGGCTTTTAGATGGTTCATCAGAGTTTGTACTGACTTATGAGGATAAGGATGGAGATTGGATGCTTGTGGGCGATGTTCCTTGGAG AATGTTTGTCACTTCGGTGAAAAGGCTTCGGATCATGGGAACCTCTGAAGCTAATGGACTTG CTCCAAGACATCAAGAACAGAAGGAGAGACAAAGACAATGA